The Pseudomonadota bacterium genome has a window encoding:
- a CDS encoding NAD(P)H-dependent glycerol-3-phosphate dehydrogenase: protein MSDAPQIGVLGAGAWGTALAQLLASDGRAVRLWAREVEVAEAINTAHENPVFLPGQPLSAQITTTDDLTMMNGLEALLVVTPAQHMRSVLQQLETPGALVLCCKGIEASSGRFMTDIANEIFPDAPIAVLSGPTFAHEVAAGKPTAVTLSCTDDALWEQLAPMIARRHFRPYRSRDMIGAEIGGAVKNVLAIACGVVDGLGLGQNARAALISRGFAEMVRFGVACGAEAETLNGLSGLGDLVLTCSSERSRNFALGRSLGEGESAQALMTGRTTVAEGAHTAPVLQKVAQARDVDMPIVDAVCTLLSGVADAQSVVEALLSRPLGAE, encoded by the coding sequence ATGAGCGATGCGCCGCAAATAGGCGTGCTTGGCGCGGGCGCATGGGGCACTGCCCTGGCGCAACTGCTGGCTTCGGATGGCCGTGCCGTGCGGCTCTGGGCGCGCGAGGTGGAGGTGGCTGAAGCTATCAATACGGCGCATGAGAATCCGGTCTTCCTGCCGGGCCAGCCGCTCTCCGCACAGATCACCACGACCGATGATCTGACCATGATGAACGGTCTGGAGGCGCTGCTGGTGGTCACCCCGGCACAGCATATGCGCAGCGTATTGCAACAGCTTGAAACGCCCGGCGCACTGGTGCTGTGCTGCAAGGGGATCGAGGCCAGCAGCGGCCGTTTCATGACCGATATTGCGAACGAGATATTCCCTGACGCGCCGATAGCGGTGCTTTCAGGCCCGACCTTTGCGCATGAGGTCGCGGCGGGAAAGCCGACAGCCGTGACCCTGTCCTGCACCGATGATGCGTTATGGGAGCAGCTCGCTCCGATGATTGCAAGGCGCCATTTCCGGCCCTATCGCTCGCGCGATATGATTGGTGCAGAGATTGGCGGCGCAGTGAAGAATGTGCTGGCCATAGCCTGTGGCGTGGTCGATGGGCTTGGCCTTGGGCAAAATGCACGGGCGGCGCTGATCAGCCGCGGCTTTGCCGAGATGGTGCGTTTTGGCGTCGCTTGTGGTGCCGAGGCAGAGACGCTTAACGGCCTGTCGGGCCTGGGTGATCTGGTGCTGACCTGCTCTTCCGAGCGCTCGCGCAATTTTGCTCTCGGCCGGTCGCTGGGCGAGGGCGAAAGCGCACAGGCGCTTATGACCGGGCGCACCACGGTGGCCGAGGGTGCGCATACCGCTCCCGTGCTGCAAAAGGTAGCGCAGGCGCGTGATGTCGATATGCCGATTGTCGATGCGGTGTGCACCTTGCTGAGTGGTGTCGCCGATGCCCAGAGCGTTGTCGAAGCGTTGCTGTCGCGCCCGCTGGGTGCCGAGTGA
- the tsaD gene encoding tRNA (adenosine(37)-N6)-threonylcarbamoyltransferase complex transferase subunit TsaD, with product MALILGIESSCDESAAALIRDDRSILAHRLASQEAAHRPYGGVVPEIAARAHVESLPPLIVGVLDEAGIALEDCDAVAATSGPGLIGGVMIGMVMGKALAMAAGKPFLAINHLEGHALSPRLDDASLAFPYLLLLVSGGHCQILRVKGPGDYARLATTIDDALGEAFDKTAKLLGLGYPGGPAVERMALDGDPEAVPLPRPLLGSDEPHFSFAGLKSAVLRAVESGRHASADIAASFQQAAIDCVVDRLNHALRAMDDEAPVTRLVVAGGVAANQRVRSALEMLAGDHGLAFSAPPSWLCTDNAAMIGWAGMERFLTGDKGDPLDFQARPRWPLDSAAPAARGAGIKA from the coding sequence ATGGCCTTGATCCTTGGCATTGAATCCAGTTGTGACGAAAGCGCGGCTGCACTGATCCGCGATGACCGCAGCATATTGGCGCACCGCCTTGCGTCGCAGGAAGCGGCACACCGCCCCTATGGCGGCGTGGTACCGGAAATTGCTGCGCGCGCGCATGTCGAGAGCCTGCCGCCGCTGATCGTCGGGGTGCTGGATGAAGCTGGCATCGCACTCGAGGATTGCGATGCGGTCGCGGCAACATCGGGGCCGGGACTGATTGGCGGGGTGATGATCGGCATGGTCATGGGCAAGGCCCTCGCCATGGCTGCGGGCAAGCCGTTCCTGGCGATAAACCATCTCGAAGGTCATGCGCTGTCGCCGCGACTCGATGATGCCAGCCTCGCCTTTCCCTATTTGCTGTTGCTGGTCTCGGGCGGGCATTGCCAGATTTTGCGGGTCAAAGGGCCGGGTGATTATGCCCGGCTGGCGACCACCATCGATGACGCGTTGGGCGAGGCGTTCGACAAGACGGCCAAGCTGCTCGGGCTCGGTTATCCCGGTGGTCCGGCGGTGGAGAGAATGGCGCTGGACGGTGACCCCGAAGCGGTGCCGCTGCCCCGGCCTTTGCTGGGATCGGACGAGCCGCATTTCTCCTTTGCCGGTCTCAAAAGCGCAGTGCTGCGCGCGGTGGAGAGCGGACGCCATGCCAGCGCCGATATTGCCGCTTCGTTCCAGCAGGCGGCGATCGATTGTGTCGTTGATCGGCTCAATCATGCGCTGCGCGCCATGGATGACGAAGCCCCGGTGACCCGGCTGGTGGTCGCCGGGGGCGTTGCCGCCAATCAGCGTGTGCGCTCGGCGCTGGAAATGCTGGCCGGAGACCATGGCCTTGCCTTTTCCGCACCGCCGTCCTGGCTGTGCACCGACAATGCAGCGATGATCGGCTGGGCCGGGATGGAGCGGTTTCTGACCGGTGACAAGGGTGATCCGCTTGACTTTCAGGCGCGGCCGCGCTGGCCGTTGGACAGCGCTGCACCGGCAGCGCGCGGGGCGGGGATAAAGGCATGA
- the hemC gene encoding hydroxymethylbilane synthase, whose product MTNDTTAPARGITALPENQPLRLGTRSSPLAMAQAHEVADRLCRAHGLPESAIAICAAEASGDKITDRALREVGGKALWTRELDHQLDNGDVDFSVHSMKDVETIRPDQFTIAAILPRADARDMLIGADSIRDIPHGAKFGTSSPRRAAQMRSLRPDIEVVLFRGNVATRLAKLEAGIADVTLLAKAGLDRLGETGLGAPLAIDEWTPAAAQGAIGVETRSNNAALRDFLSAIDDAPTHDAVMLERRFLAALGGSCHSSVAAHVATQNGQKAMRALLYSEDGRDHVAETLALDGANHETDAEAVDRLAASMLATAPETITRLFDPPGS is encoded by the coding sequence ATGACGAATGACACCACCGCTCCTGCCCGGGGCATCACCGCATTGCCTGAAAACCAACCGCTGCGGCTGGGTACGCGCAGTTCACCGCTGGCCATGGCGCAGGCGCATGAAGTTGCGGACAGGCTGTGCCGGGCGCATGGCCTGCCCGAAAGTGCCATCGCCATTTGCGCCGCGGAGGCCAGCGGCGACAAGATTACCGACCGGGCGCTGCGCGAGGTTGGCGGCAAAGCGCTTTGGACACGCGAGCTCGATCATCAGCTCGACAATGGCGATGTCGATTTCTCGGTGCATTCGATGAAGGATGTCGAGACCATCCGCCCCGACCAGTTCACCATTGCCGCGATCCTGCCGCGCGCCGACGCTCGCGACATGCTGATCGGCGCCGACTCGATCCGCGATATCCCGCATGGTGCGAAATTCGGCACCAGCTCGCCGCGCCGCGCGGCGCAGATGCGCAGCCTGCGCCCGGACATTGAGGTGGTGCTGTTCCGCGGCAATGTCGCGACACGGCTGGCCAAGCTCGAAGCGGGCATCGCCGATGTCACCTTGCTGGCCAAGGCCGGGCTCGACCGTCTCGGCGAAACCGGGCTTGGTGCACCGCTGGCGATCGATGAATGGACACCGGCAGCGGCGCAGGGCGCCATCGGCGTCGAAACCCGCAGCAACAATGCCGCATTGCGTGACTTTCTGAGCGCTATCGACGATGCACCGACGCATGATGCGGTGATGCTCGAGCGTCGCTTTCTCGCCGCGCTGGGTGGTTCCTGCCACAGTTCGGTGGCGGCGCATGTGGCAACGCAAAATGGCCAAAAGGCCATGCGCGCCCTTCTCTACTCCGAAGATGGCCGCGATCATGTTGCCGAGACACTGGCGCTCGACGGGGCCAACCATGAAACCGACGCGGAAGCCGTAGACCGGCTCGCCGCGTCGATGCTTGCCACCGCGCCCGAAACCATTACCCGGCTGTTCGACCCGCCGGGATCGTGA
- a CDS encoding uroporphyrinogen-III synthase has translation MKPLLITRPEPGLTASCSAARDAGLDPVAAPLFTVIPVPWTLPKGCDSLLIGSANILRHGGEQLAMLTGLPAYCVGAKTAEAARESGFTPAFTGENGLEDCVDALVRDGHAHALRLTGSTHTALEPRNGLSISTAICYETRVQYLPESAIDALDSPSVIMAYSGAAVEAVEAEMLRLGLTASSHMLLAISQRAADSAAAPWHDVQIAHRPDDAAMLAQARILCQRD, from the coding sequence GTGAAACCGCTGCTGATCACCCGGCCCGAGCCCGGGCTGACAGCCAGTTGCAGCGCCGCGCGTGATGCCGGCCTCGACCCTGTCGCAGCGCCCTTGTTCACCGTCATACCGGTGCCATGGACTCTCCCCAAAGGTTGCGATTCGCTGCTGATCGGCAGCGCCAATATACTGCGCCATGGCGGCGAGCAGCTGGCGATGCTGACCGGCCTGCCTGCCTATTGCGTCGGCGCCAAGACCGCTGAAGCAGCGCGGGAAAGTGGCTTCACCCCGGCCTTTACCGGCGAGAACGGGCTGGAGGATTGTGTCGATGCGCTGGTGCGTGATGGCCATGCCCATGCACTGCGCCTGACCGGCAGCACGCATACCGCACTCGAACCACGGAACGGCCTCAGCATCAGCACCGCCATCTGCTATGAAACCCGCGTTCAGTACTTGCCCGAAAGCGCAATCGACGCGCTCGACAGTCCCTCGGTGATCATGGCCTATTCCGGCGCGGCGGTCGAAGCGGTCGAAGCGGAAATGCTGCGGCTTGGACTGACCGCTTCATCCCATATGCTGCTCGCCATCAGCCAACGCGCCGCCGATTCGGCTGCAGCCCCATGGCATGACGTGCAGATCGCACATCGCCCCGATGACGCGGCAATGCTGGCGCAGGCACGAATATTGTGCCAGAGGGACTGA
- the eda gene encoding bifunctional 4-hydroxy-2-oxoglutarate aldolase/2-dehydro-3-deoxy-phosphogluconate aldolase → MSPPDEPAIAAIMRAAPVIPVLVIDDATQAVSLAETLVSAGLPVIEVTLRTSNALMALREMARVPGAIVGAGTVTDARQLKTSLDAGAQFIVSPGLTDPLGHAARTANIPFLPGIATAGDIMRGLDLGLSHFKFFPAEASGGAAALRALAGPFHQCRFCPTGGISADNAADWLALDPVLCVGGSWIAPKIMRGQKVDLAALAARANAAAALRL, encoded by the coding sequence ATGAGCCCGCCAGACGAACCTGCTATCGCCGCGATCATGCGCGCCGCGCCGGTCATTCCGGTGCTGGTGATTGACGATGCCACGCAGGCGGTGTCTTTGGCCGAAACGCTGGTCAGTGCAGGACTGCCGGTGATCGAGGTCACGCTGCGCACCAGCAACGCACTCATGGCATTGCGCGAAATGGCGCGGGTTCCGGGTGCGATTGTGGGCGCCGGTACGGTCACTGATGCCCGGCAGCTCAAGACCAGCCTCGATGCCGGGGCGCAATTTATCGTTTCGCCCGGCCTTACCGACCCGCTGGGGCATGCCGCCAGGACCGCCAATATACCGTTTCTGCCGGGTATCGCCACTGCGGGAGATATCATGCGCGGGCTGGATCTGGGGCTGAGCCATTTCAAATTCTTCCCTGCCGAGGCCTCGGGCGGTGCGGCGGCGCTCAGGGCATTGGCGGGACCGTTTCATCAGTGCCGCTTCTGCCCCACGGGGGGTATAAGCGCCGACAATGCCGCAGACTGGCTCGCGCTCGATCCGGTGCTGTGTGTCGGCGGCAGCTGGATCGCGCCGAAAATCATGCGGGGGCAGAAAGTCGATCTGGCGGCCTTAGCGGCACGCGCCAATGCCGCTGCAGCGCTGCGCCTATAG
- a CDS encoding glucokinase, producing the protein MTEIITADIGGTHARFALATVTPGQPVRLDHIAVRLVADHATLAESWRDYVVSLDRIPPRNGAIAMAGSVAGQVLEFTNNPWQIDRATIADTLDLDRCLICNDFDAVGHAVAQGAPQDFAPLCGPGTWPDNGVTSIIGPGTGLGIASVLRLENGAYHVIPTEGGHLDFAPLDAFEDRLLARLRDTYDNRVSIERVVSGPGLKPIYETLAEQAGAETPGLDDRSLWQSALGGEDPLASRALERLCRSLGAVTGDIAIAQGASAVVIAGGLGARLAGHLPQSGFADRFIAKGRYRQHMQGLPVRLLVHPQPGLSGAAAAFMARYREESA; encoded by the coding sequence ATGACCGAGATCATTACTGCCGATATTGGCGGCACCCATGCGCGCTTCGCCTTGGCGACTGTTACGCCCGGTCAGCCGGTGCGGCTCGATCATATCGCGGTCCGCCTTGTTGCCGATCATGCTACGCTGGCGGAGAGTTGGCGCGATTATGTTGTTTCACTCGACAGGATACCACCACGCAACGGCGCCATAGCCATGGCGGGGTCGGTGGCTGGTCAGGTGCTGGAATTCACCAATAATCCCTGGCAGATCGACCGCGCCACCATTGCCGATACACTCGATCTCGACCGCTGCCTGATATGCAATGATTTCGATGCGGTAGGCCATGCGGTGGCGCAGGGCGCGCCGCAGGATTTTGCGCCTTTGTGCGGACCTGGTACATGGCCCGATAACGGCGTCACCAGCATTATCGGCCCCGGCACCGGTCTCGGTATTGCCAGCGTATTGCGTCTGGAAAATGGTGCTTATCATGTCATCCCCACCGAGGGCGGGCATCTCGATTTCGCGCCGCTCGATGCATTTGAGGACAGGCTGTTGGCGCGATTACGTGACACGTATGACAACCGGGTTTCGATCGAGCGGGTAGTGTCTGGCCCCGGCCTCAAACCCATTTATGAAACACTGGCGGAGCAGGCAGGTGCAGAAACCCCCGGTCTCGATGACCGCAGCCTGTGGCAATCGGCACTTGGTGGTGAGGATCCCTTGGCATCGCGGGCGCTGGAGCGCCTGTGCCGGTCGCTGGGTGCGGTGACGGGCGATATCGCCATTGCCCAGGGTGCATCTGCGGTGGTGATTGCCGGCGGGCTTGGCGCACGGCTTGCCGGCCACCTGCCGCAATCGGGCTTTGCCGATCGCTTTATCGCCAAGGGTCGCTATCGCCAGCATATGCAGGGCCTGCCGGTCAGGCTGCTGGTGCATCCGCAACCCGGACTTTCCGGTGCAGCCGCGGCGTTTATGGCGCGTTACAGGGAAGAGAGCGCATGA
- the edd gene encoding phosphogluconate dehydratase encodes MNLNPVVADVTDAIVARSRDSRAAYLEMIGKARDAGVHRPKMSCGNLAHGFAASGDDKAKIRAGTAMNIGIVTAYNDMLSAHQPYGRYPEQIKIFAREKGVTAQVAGGVPAMCDGVTQGQSGMELSLFSRDVIAMGTAVALSHGMFEAALLLGICDKIVPGLLIGALRFGHLPVILVPGGPMPSGLANKEKVRVRQLFAEGKVGREELLEAESASYHGAGTCTFYGTANSNQMMMEMMGLHMPGASFVNPGRTLRQKLTRAAVHRVTEIGWGNEEQPGHDYRPLGECVDEKAIVNAVIGLLATGGSTNHVIHLPAIARAAGIILSWEDMDRLSQVVPLITSIYPNGAGDVNHFAAAGGMPFVIRELLQAGLAHGDIRTVYGDSLADGARQPVEDDDGALYWDDAPGASGDEAMLRPVASPFRSDGGLKMLSGNLGRATIKTSAVAEARWTIEAPARIFADQQQVVAAFEAGELDRDTVVVVRFQGPVANGMPELHKLNAPLGVLQDRGYHIAFVTDGRMSGASGKIPAAIHVTPEAAKGGPLARLRDGDLVRVCAHSGTLEALVDAADWQARETAAPPTEMPGVGRELFAMMRQHCDPADQGASAMLGAAGL; translated from the coding sequence ATGAATCTGAATCCGGTCGTTGCCGATGTTACCGATGCGATTGTTGCGCGTTCGCGTGACAGCCGCGCAGCCTATCTGGAGATGATCGGCAAGGCCCGCGATGCCGGGGTGCACCGGCCGAAAATGTCGTGCGGCAATCTGGCGCATGGCTTTGCCGCGAGCGGCGATGACAAGGCAAAAATCCGCGCCGGTACAGCAATGAATATCGGCATCGTAACCGCCTATAATGACATGCTTTCGGCGCATCAGCCCTATGGCCGCTACCCCGAGCAGATCAAGATTTTCGCGCGTGAGAAAGGCGTCACGGCGCAGGTGGCCGGCGGGGTTCCGGCGATGTGCGACGGGGTGACCCAGGGCCAGTCGGGGATGGAGCTGTCATTGTTCAGCCGCGATGTCATTGCCATGGGCACGGCGGTGGCGCTGTCGCATGGTATGTTCGAGGCGGCATTGCTGCTTGGCATTTGCGACAAGATTGTTCCCGGGCTTTTGATCGGGGCGCTGCGCTTCGGCCATTTGCCGGTGATCCTGGTGCCCGGTGGGCCGATGCCATCCGGTCTGGCCAACAAGGAGAAGGTGCGGGTGCGCCAGCTCTTTGCCGAGGGCAAGGTCGGCCGCGAGGAACTGCTCGAAGCCGAGAGTGCCAGCTATCATGGCGCGGGCACCTGCACCTTTTACGGCACTGCCAATTCGAACCAGATGATGATGGAGATGATGGGGCTGCACATGCCCGGCGCCAGCTTCGTCAATCCTGGCCGCACGCTGCGCCAGAAACTGACCCGTGCCGCAGTGCACCGGGTAACCGAAATCGGCTGGGGCAATGAAGAACAGCCGGGCCATGATTACCGGCCTTTGGGCGAATGCGTCGATGAAAAGGCGATCGTCAATGCGGTCATCGGGCTGTTGGCCACCGGCGGTTCGACCAATCATGTCATCCATCTGCCGGCCATCGCCCGCGCCGCCGGTATCATCCTGAGTTGGGAGGATATGGACCGGCTATCCCAAGTGGTGCCGCTGATCACCAGCATCTACCCCAATGGCGCGGGCGATGTGAATCATTTCGCCGCCGCCGGGGGCATGCCGTTCGTGATCCGTGAACTGCTTCAGGCCGGGCTGGCGCATGGCGATATCCGCACCGTTTATGGTGACAGCCTGGCCGATGGCGCGCGCCAGCCGGTCGAGGATGATGACGGCGCGCTATACTGGGACGATGCACCCGGAGCGAGCGGGGACGAAGCGATGCTGCGCCCGGTTGCCAGCCCGTTCCGCAGCGATGGCGGGCTGAAAATGCTCAGCGGCAATCTCGGGCGGGCGACAATCAAAACCAGTGCCGTTGCCGAGGCGCGCTGGACCATCGAGGCACCGGCTCGGATTTTCGCCGACCAGCAACAGGTCGTTGCGGCGTTCGAGGCGGGTGAGCTGGATCGCGACACGGTGGTAGTGGTGCGGTTCCAGGGGCCTGTCGCCAATGGCATGCCCGAACTGCACAAGCTGAATGCACCGCTCGGCGTGTTGCAGGATCGCGGCTATCATATCGCCTTTGTTACCGATGGTCGCATGTCGGGTGCTTCGGGCAAGATTCCGGCGGCGATTCATGTCACGCCCGAGGCCGCGAAAGGCGGGCCGCTGGCCAGGCTGCGTGACGGCGATCTGGTGCGCGTCTGCGCCCATAGCGGCACACTCGAAGCGCTGGTCGATGCAGCGGACTGGCAGGCGCGCGAAACCGCAGCCCCGCCTACCGAAATGCCGGGAGTCGGACGCGAGCTGTTCGCAATGATGCGCCAGCATTGCGACCCCGCTGATCAGGGGGCTTCGGCAATGCTGGGGGCAGCGGGATTGTGA
- a CDS encoding 6-phosphogluconolactonase, giving the protein MNRVVASDRAITIIDNATTDMVADAVQAALGKTGKCAIAVPGGSTPLPIFAELASRPITWDNVLLTLGDDRLVACDHRASNHGRLAHALAATDAVVTPLQALAHPPPRFDLMWIGMGDDGHIASLFPSADPKAGGDPTIITLTPDPLPPEAPYDRISLNMAAINNSDAIILVGKGAEKRVVLDAALTGENDLPIARLLHSPGPPITIYWSAA; this is encoded by the coding sequence ATGAATAGGGTTGTTGCCAGTGACCGTGCCATCACGATCATCGACAACGCCACAACTGACATGGTGGCCGATGCGGTGCAGGCGGCGCTGGGCAAAACCGGCAAATGCGCCATTGCTGTGCCCGGTGGCAGCACCCCGTTGCCGATATTTGCCGAACTGGCATCGCGTCCGATCACATGGGATAATGTGCTGCTGACGCTGGGTGATGACCGGCTGGTCGCTTGCGATCATCGCGCAAGCAACCATGGCCGCCTCGCCCATGCGCTGGCTGCTACCGATGCGGTGGTCACGCCGTTGCAAGCCCTTGCCCATCCGCCGCCGCGTTTCGACCTGATGTGGATCGGCATGGGCGACGACGGTCATATTGCCTCGCTCTTCCCAAGCGCGGATCCAAAAGCCGGGGGTGATCCGACGATTATCACCCTGACCCCTGACCCGCTGCCGCCCGAGGCACCCTATGACCGGATCAGCCTCAACATGGCGGCGATCAATAACAGCGATGCAATCATTCTGGTCGGCAAGGGTGCGGAAAAACGTGTGGTGCTCGATGCCGCGCTGACGGGCGAGAATGACCTGCCCATTGCCCGGCTGCTGCACAGCCCCGGTCCGCCCATAACCATTTACTGGAGCGCTGCATGA
- the zwf gene encoding glucose-6-phosphate dehydrogenase, with protein MTDEPGTSSAKLLLFGATGDLARRKLLPSLFALHADRLIADNLCIIGTARSQLSDDDYRAMAGEALHAHLPDFRRDEDEIDAFLKRLRYQPLDASTIEGFDDLAAKVGDTAQGLSIFLSTAPFLFEPTIKGLQSAGLAGGNVRIGLEKPLGNDLASSRAINDAVMQAFPEERTFRIDHYLGKETVQNLMALRFANMMFEPLWNASHIDHVQITVSETVGLEGRHGFYDETGALRDMVQNHMLQLLALTAMEPPAEFDATSIRDEKLKVLRALRPVDRAEVVRGQYGTGAINGETVAGYVEDLDAESDTETFVAIKAHVDNWRWQGVPFFLRTGKRLGERRSEIVIQFKCVPHNIFAGRGGRLTANRLVIRLQPEEYVRLLVMAKEPRLDRDAVLLREVPLDLSLTQAFASAQRRIAYERLLLDLIEGDPTLFVRRDEVEAQWRWIDAIRALWDDGDSPKIYAAGGWGPSAGIALTERDGVSWYE; from the coding sequence ATGACAGACGAGCCAGGCACCAGCTCGGCAAAACTGCTGCTCTTCGGTGCAACCGGTGACCTCGCCCGGCGCAAATTGCTGCCGTCGCTGTTTGCGCTGCATGCCGACCGGCTGATCGCCGACAATCTGTGCATCATCGGTACTGCGCGTAGCCAGCTCAGCGATGACGACTATCGCGCCATGGCCGGTGAGGCGCTGCATGCCCATCTGCCCGATTTTCGTCGGGATGAGGACGAGATAGACGCTTTTCTCAAACGGCTTCGCTATCAGCCGCTCGACGCCTCGACGATTGAGGGCTTTGATGATCTTGCCGCCAAGGTCGGCGATACCGCGCAGGGCCTGTCGATCTTCCTGTCGACAGCGCCATTCCTGTTCGAGCCGACGATCAAGGGGCTGCAATCGGCCGGTCTAGCGGGTGGCAATGTGCGCATCGGGCTGGAAAAGCCGCTGGGCAACGACCTTGCCAGCAGCCGCGCCATCAATGACGCCGTGATGCAGGCTTTCCCCGAGGAGCGGACCTTCCGCATCGACCATTATCTCGGCAAGGAGACAGTGCAGAATCTGATGGCGCTGCGCTTTGCCAATATGATGTTTGAACCGTTGTGGAATGCCAGCCATATCGACCATGTCCAGATCACCGTGTCGGAAACGGTCGGGCTAGAGGGGCGGCACGGCTTTTATGACGAGACAGGTGCACTGCGCGATATGGTGCAGAACCATATGCTACAGTTGCTGGCACTGACCGCGATGGAGCCGCCAGCGGAATTCGATGCCACCTCGATCCGCGACGAAAAGCTGAAGGTGCTGCGTGCGTTGCGCCCGGTGGATCGCGCTGAAGTGGTGCGCGGCCAATATGGTACCGGGGCCATCAATGGCGAGACCGTGGCCGGCTATGTCGAGGATCTCGACGCTGAATCGGATACCGAGACCTTTGTTGCCATCAAGGCGCATGTCGACAATTGGCGCTGGCAGGGTGTGCCCTTCTTCCTGCGCACCGGCAAGCGACTGGGGGAACGGCGCAGCGAGATTGTGATCCAGTTCAAATGCGTGCCGCACAACATCTTTGCCGGGCGCGGCGGGCGGCTGACCGCCAACCGTCTGGTGATCCGGTTACAGCCGGAGGAATATGTCCGGCTGCTGGTGATGGCCAAGGAGCCGCGGCTCGACCGTGACGCCGTGCTGCTGCGCGAAGTGCCGCTCGACCTGTCGCTCACCCAGGCCTTTGCCAGTGCCCAGCGGCGCATCGCCTATGAGCGGCTGTTGCTCGATCTGATCGAGGGCGACCCGACATTGTTTGTCCGGCGCGATGAGGTCGAGGCGCAATGGCGCTGGATCGATGCGATACGCGCGCTTTGGGATGACGGGGACAGCCCGAAAATCTATGCGGCCGGTGGCTGGGGGCCCAGCGCCGGTATCGCGCTTACCGAACGCGATGGGGTAAGCTGGTATGAATAG
- the hemN gene encoding oxygen-independent coproporphyrinogen III oxidase, with translation MWTYYPELLEQPVPRYTSYPTAADFADNVGVTDYEAWLDKLAPDQPVSLYVHIPFCEKICWYCGCNTAKSSHIARLDSYLRALCDEIDLVTHRLGGRGRVKRIAFGGGSPNALGALRFARLLDMLMLAFLVRDPVISIELDPRSFSDDWVRVIQSARISHASLGVQTFDPKLQQAIGRIQPTEDIIETVAALRRAGITSLNLDLMYGLPGQSNADLDDTLSRAIALQPERVALFGYAHVPSLIPRQRCIDDSALPGAAERFDMAQFGYDRLVRAGYQPVGFDHFALPHDHLAKVAKSGLLRRNFQGFTDDQSNVLLGFGASAISEFPGLIVQNEKNIGDYRRRLAAGGLASSRGIKRTLNDQRRAAVIADILCHGSADLSALSDGGDHRDQLAPFVARGLVTYHGDHIALAPGALPYARTIAAQFDSHRDCAPKVFSSAV, from the coding sequence ATGTGGACATATTATCCTGAATTGCTGGAACAGCCGGTACCGCGTTATACCAGCTATCCGACGGCGGCGGATTTTGCCGACAATGTCGGGGTGACGGATTATGAGGCGTGGCTCGACAAGCTGGCGCCGGATCAGCCGGTCTCGCTTTATGTCCACATTCCGTTTTGCGAGAAAATCTGCTGGTATTGCGGCTGTAACACCGCAAAATCCAGCCATATCGCCCGGCTCGACAGCTATTTGCGGGCGCTGTGCGACGAGATTGACTTGGTGACCCACAGGCTTGGCGGCAGGGGCCGGGTCAAACGCATCGCCTTTGGCGGCGGCAGCCCCAATGCGCTCGGCGCGTTGCGTTTCGCCCGGCTGCTCGACATGCTGATGCTGGCTTTTCTGGTGCGCGATCCGGTCATCTCGATCGAGCTTGATCCGCGCAGTTTCAGTGATGACTGGGTGCGTGTCATCCAGAGCGCCCGGATCAGCCATGCCAGCCTTGGCGTGCAGACATTCGATCCAAAGCTGCAACAGGCCATTGGCCGCATCCAGCCGACCGAGGATATAATCGAAACGGTCGCGGCGCTGCGCCGGGCTGGCATCACCTCGCTCAATCTCGACCTGATGTATGGCCTGCCGGGCCAGAGCAATGCCGATCTCGACGACACGCTGTCGCGCGCAATTGCGCTTCAGCCCGAGCGTGTTGCGCTGTTCGGCTATGCCCATGTGCCGTCGCTGATCCCGCGCCAGCGCTGTATCGATGACAGCGCGCTGCCCGGCGCCGCGGAACGCTTTGACATGGCGCAATTTGGCTATGACCGGCTGGTCCGGGCCGGCTACCAGCCAGTCGGGTTCGATCATTTTGCGCTGCCCCATGACCACCTCGCCAAGGTGGCGAAGAGCGGTCTGTTACGGCGCAATTTCCAGGGTTTTACCGACGACCAGAGCAATGTTCTGCTGGGTTTCGGGGCGTCCGCGATCAGCGAATTTCCCGGTCTTATTGTGCAGAACGAAAAGAATATCGGCGATTATCGCAGGCGACTGGCAGCTGGGGGGCTTGCCAGTTCGCGTGGCATAAAGCGCACGCTGAACGATCAGCGTCGTGCCGCGGTGATCGCCGATATACTCTGCCATGGCAGCGCCGATCTCTCCGCGCTGTCCGATGGCGGAGACCATCGTGACCAGCTCGCGCCGTTCGTTGCGCGCGGGCTGGTCACGTACCATGGCGATCATATCGCGCTGGCACCCGGGGCGCTGCCCTATGCCCGCACCATTGCGGCCCAGTTTGACAGCCATCGCGATTGCGCACCCAAGGTGTTCAGCAGCGCCGTCTGA